The Sorex araneus isolate mSorAra2 chromosome 5, mSorAra2.pri, whole genome shotgun sequence genome has a segment encoding these proteins:
- the EPB41L1 gene encoding band 4.1-like protein 1 isoform X2, whose translation MTTETGPDSDVKKAQEEAPQQPEAAAATTPVTPTGHGHPEANANEKQPAPQDPRPVDQGLDMEEKDYSEADGLSERTTPSKAQKSPQKIAKKYKSAVCRVTLLDASEYECEVEKHGRGQLLFDLVCEHLNLLEKDYFGLTFCDADSQKNWLDPSKEIKKQIRSSPWNFAFTVKFYPPDPAQLTEDITRYYLCLQLRADIITGRLPCSFVTHALLGSYAVQAELGDYDAEEHVANYVSELRFAPNQTRELEERIMELHKTYRGMTPGEAEIHFLENAKKLSMYGVDLHHAKDSEGIDIMLGVCANGLLIYRDRLRINRFAWPKILKISYKRSNFYIKIRPGEYEQFESTIGFKLPNHRSAKRLWKVCIEHHTFFRLVSPEPPPKGFLVMGSKFRYSGRTQAQTRQASALIDRPAPLFERSSSKRYTMSRSLDGAEFSRPASVSENHDAGPDGDKREEDGESGGRRSEAEEGELRTPTKIKELKPEQETTPRHKQEFLDKPEDVLLKHQASINELKRTLKEPNSKLIHRDRDWERERRLPSSPASPSPKGTPEKASEALQAQDTSRDLRPEPGMATGLEVLTQKSLAASPEGSEHWVLIEKEYLRPEELGLLRVTPARQEDREASLAHILTDGRPAKVDILVDKFKVEVATEEMVGARSANARPGKIIASPEDFESMWEEGSWVTDGPAGATLTAGFMLAGDPQLRAGPGKPPISGVLLESQMERQQELGELQTAGRPAVPGPQLAETGVTSPVPSQGGLQSFLLSPAPEEARADSSDDTDASSAERSFHLNSAEREPDGRLLPMPQEGWEEPLAAPEGQETRPGHCWGVTELPGTEDETSPVSKEGARPPGSPGRVDEHPVLMGKPQEGTFSGQEFTEDGPGAWGQCTRPASTPEEEGRQNGDLVVQAEQHLSAGWKSRSQLREEALPPDPQACAFWGAGPPHPGRKPSTARETQPRGEPVYRDPQASGFLQMEVIDPLPTPAQETSPCSAAQGPRGPLHLGGALGEQLPLSPRRILPLKEDAEPMDRVAHTPEGGQRRAPPVASRKPRFVLEATGTPGLLPPSGKPKEKPLLQAGGQEGSLDDISKASVANKIRIFETQGTEGLRGSPGASSAEGPPGLQEQPKRLLELGLVQLQPPGGDGTNSLASHASVMPPPPRPFRGGLTPTSQQAGRRELDLASPDSGCETTLEEATGGPGHRGGLREGSEDKVKLPRPRAPESDTGEEDQDQERDAVFLKDNHLAIERKCSSITVSSTSSLEAEVDFTVMGDYQGSAFEDFSRSLPELDRDKSDSETEGLVFSRDLSKGGAGQEDESGGPEDSPDRGACSTPELPQFEPVKAETMTVSSLAIRKKIEPEAMLQTRVSTVDTAQKKYLHTGTGEIVQQVDGAAPGGKEFLTTTPSITTETISTTMNSLKSGKGAAATIPGPPTVATEIRSLSPIIGKDVLTSTYGATAETLSTSTTTHVTKTVKGGFSETRIEKRIIITGDEDVDQDQALALAIKEAKLQHPDMLVTKAVVYRETEPSPEERDRKPQES comes from the exons ATGACAACAGAGACGGGCCCCGACTCTGATGTGAAGAAGGCTCAGGAGGAGGCCCCGCAGCAGCCCgaggccgccgccgccaccaccccTGTGACCCCCACAGGCCACGGCCACCCGGAGGCCAACGCCAATGAGAAGCAACCGGCCCCGCAGGACCCTCGGCCTGTCGACCAG GGCCTAGACATGGAGGAGAAGGACTACAGCGAGGCCGACGGGCTGTCGGAGAGGACCACGCCCAGCAAGGCCCAGAAGTCGCCCCAGAAGATCGCCAAGAAATACAAGAGCGCCGTCTGCCGGGTCACCCTGCTCGATGCCTCCGAGTACGAGTGCGAGGTGGAG AAGCACGGCCGGGGCCAGCTGCTCTTCGACCTGGTGTGCGAGCACTTGAACCTGCTGGAGAAGGATTACTTCGGTCTCACCTTCTGCGACGCTGACAGCCAGAAG AACTGGCTGGACCCGTCCAAGGAAATCAAGAAGCAGATCCGGA GCAGCCCCTGGAATTTTGCCTTCACAGTCAAGTTCTATCCCCCAGACCCTGCTCAGCTGACAGAAGACATTACCAG ATACTACCTGTGCCTGCAGCTGCGGGCGGACATCATCACAGGCCGCCTGCCCTGCTCCTTCGTCACGCACGCGCTGCTGGGCTCCTACGCTGTGCAGGCCGAGCTGGGCGACTATGACGCCGAGGAGCATGTGGCCAACTACGTCAGCGAGCTCCGCTTTGCCCCCAACCAGACCCGGGAGCTGGAGGAGAGGATCATGGAGCTGCACAAGACGTAccg GGGTATGACCCCGGGAGAGGCAGAGATCCACTTCCTGGAGAATGCCAAGAAGCTTTCCATGTACGGAGTAGACCTGCACCACGCCAAG GACTCGGAGGGCATCGACATCATGCTCGGTGTCTGTGCCAACGGCCTGCTCATCTACCGAGACCGGCTGAGGATCAACCGCTTTGCCTGGCCCAAGATCCTCAAGATCTCCTACAAGAGGAGCAACTTCTACATCAAGATCCGGCCCGGGGAG TACGAGCAGTTCGAGAGCACCATTGGCTTCAAGCTCCCAAACCACCGGTCAGCCAAGAGGCTGTGGAAGGTCTGCATCGAGCACCACACCTTCTTCCG gcTGGTGTCCCCTGAACCCCCACCCAAAGGCTTCCTGGTGATGGGCTCCAAGTTCCGGTATAGCGGGAGGACCCAGGCCCAGACccgccaggccagcgccctcatTGATCGGCCTGCGCCCTTATTCGAGCGTTCCTCCAGCAAACGGTACACCATGTCCCGCAGTCTTGATGGAG CAGAGTTCTCCCGCCCGGCCTCCGTCAGCGAGAACCACGACGCAGGCCCAGATGGTGACAAGCGGGAGGAGGACGGCGAGTCAGGGGGTCGGCGGTCAGAGGCGGAGGAGGGCGAGCTCAGGACGCCCACCAAGATCAAGGAGCTCAAG CCGGAGCAGGAAACCACGCCGCGACACAAGCAGGAG TTCTTGGACAAGCCGGAGGACGTGCTGCTGAAGCACCAGGCCAGCATCAACGAGCTCAAGCGGACGCTGAAGGAGCCCAACAGCAAACTCATCCACCGGGACCGGGACTGGGAGCGCGAGCGCCGGCTGCCCTCCTcgcccgcctccccctcccccaagggcACCCCCGAGAAAGCCAGCGAG gcccTGCAGGCCCAGGACACCTCGCGGGACTTGAGACCTGAGCCTGGGATGGCCACAGGCCTGGAAGTGCTCACTCAGAAAAGCCTCGCTGCGTCTCCTGAG GGCTCAGAGCACTGGGTCTTGATAGAAAAAGAGTACCTTAGGCCGGAAGAGCTCGGCCTCCTGAGAGTGACCCCCGCACGTCAGGAAGACAGGGAGGCCAGCCTCGCCCACATCCTCACTGACGGCAGACCCGCCAAGGTGGACATCCTGGTGGACAAGTTCAAAGTCGAAGTGGCCACAGAAGAGATGGTGGGAGCCAGGAGCGCAAACGCTCGGCCAGGGAAAATTATCGCAAGCCCGGAAGACTTTGAGTCCATGTGGGAGGAAGGCTCCTGGGTCACTGACGGCCCAGCAGGCGCGACGCTGACCGCTGGCTTCATGCTGGCAGGGGACCCCCAGCTCAGGGCGGGCCCTGGGAAGCCTCCGatctcaggggttctcctggagAGCCAGATGGAGCGGCAGCAGGAGCTGGGAGAGCTCCAGACTGCAGGGAGACCCGCTGTCCCAGGGCCCCAGCTGGCCGAGACGGGGGtcacctctccagtccccagccAGGGGGGCCTCCAGTCCTTCCTGCTCAGCCCAGCCCCCGAGGAAGCCAGGGCCGACTCCAGTGACGACACCGACGCGTCCTCCGCAGAGAGAAGCTTCCACCTCAACTCTGCAGAGAGAGAGCCTGATGGCCGCCTGCTGCCTATGccccaggagggctgggaggagcccctggcCGCCCCCGAGGGGCAGGAGACCAggcctggacactgctggggagTCACAGAGCTCCCCGGGACGGAGGATGAAACCTCCCCCGTTTCCAAGGAAGGGGCACGgccccccgggagccccgggAGAGTGGATGAGCACCCAGTCTTGATGGGAAAGCCCCAGGAGGGGACCTTTTCTGGCCAGGAGTTCACTGAGGACGGGCCTGGGGCATGGGGACAGTGCACCCGCCCAGCAAGCACCCCGGAGGAAGAGGGTCGCCAGAATGGGGACCTGGTGGTCCAGGCAGAGCAGCACCTATCGGCAGGATGGAAGAGCCGCTCACAGCTCCGAGAAGAGGCTCTGCCCCCGGACCCCCAGGCCTGTGCCTTCTGGGGGGCCGGCCCTCCTCATCCTGGAAGGAAGCCGAGCACAGCCCGAGAGACGCAGCCCAGGGGAGAGCCCGTGTATCGGGACCCCCAGGCCTCGGGGTTCCTCCAGATGGAGGTGATCGacccgctccccacccccgcacAGGAGACTTCTCCGTGCTCTGCCGCTCAGGGTCCAAGGGGGCCTTTGCACCTTGGGGGTGCCCTTGGAGAACAGCTTCCTTTGTCTCCCAGACGGATCCTTCCCCTGAAAGAGGACGCGGAGCCCATGGACAGAGTGGCCCACACCCCGGAGGGAGGGCAGCGTCGGGCACCGCCCGTGGCCAGCAGGAAGCCCAGATTTGTCCTAGAAGCCACAgggaccccagggctgctgccccCCTCAGGGAAGCCAAAGGAGAAGCCCCTGCTGcaggctgggggccaggagggctcCCTGGACGACATCAGCAAGGCCTCCGTGGCCAACAAAATCCGAATCTTCGAGACTCAGGGCACTGAAGGTCTCCGAGGGAGTCCCGGCGCCTCGTCTGCCGAGGGTCCCCCAGGGCTGCAGGAACAGCCGAAGAGGCTCTTGGAACTGGGCTTGgtccagctccagcccccagggggaGATGGGACCAActctctggcctcacatgccTCGGTCATGCCGCCACCTCCCAGACCCTTCCGAGGGGGCCTCACCCCAACATCCCAGCAGGCGGGACGCAGGGAACTCGACCTGGCGTCCCCCGATTCAGGCTGCGAAACAACCCTGGAGGAAGCGACGGGGGGACCTGGCCAc AGaggagggctgagggagggctCGGAGGACAAAGTCAAGCTGCCTCGGCCCAGGGCCCCTGAGAGCGACACAGGCGAGGAGGACCAGGACCAGGAGAGGGACGCGGTGTTCCTGAAGGACAACCACCTGGCCATTGAGCGCAAGTGCTCCAGCATCACGGTCAGCTCCACGTCCAGCCTGGAGGCCGAGGTCGACTTCACAGTCATGGGCGACTACCAGGGCAGCGCCTTCGAGGATTTCTCCCGCAGCCTGCCCGAGCTCGACCGAGACAAGAGCGACTCGGAAACCGAGGGCCTGGTGTTCTCCCGGGATCTCAGCAAGGGGGGCGCTGGCCAGGAGGACGAGTCGGGGGGCCCAGAGGACAGCCCGGACCGAGGGGCCTGCTCCACCCCGGAGCTGCCCCAGTTTGAG CCCGTGAAAGCGGAAACCATGACCGTCAGCAGCCTTGCCATTAGGAAGAAGATTGAGCCTGAGGCCATGCTCCAGACCCGAGTCAGCACTGTGGACACCGCCCAG AAAAAGTATTTACAtactgggactggagaaatagtacagcag GTGGACGGGGCTGCCCCCGGGGGGAAGGAGTTCTTAACCACCACTCCCTCCATCACCACGGAGACCATCTCCACCACCATG
- the EPB41L1 gene encoding band 4.1-like protein 1 isoform X7 produces MTTETGPDSDVKKAQEEAPQQPEAAAATTPVTPTGHGHPEANANEKQPAPQDPRPVDQGLDMEEKDYSEADGLSERTTPSKAQKSPQKIAKKYKSAVCRVTLLDASEYECEVEKHGRGQLLFDLVCEHLNLLEKDYFGLTFCDADSQKNWLDPSKEIKKQIRSSPWNFAFTVKFYPPDPAQLTEDITRYYLCLQLRADIITGRLPCSFVTHALLGSYAVQAELGDYDAEEHVANYVSELRFAPNQTRELEERIMELHKTYRGMTPGEAEIHFLENAKKLSMYGVDLHHAKDSEGIDIMLGVCANGLLIYRDRLRINRFAWPKILKISYKRSNFYIKIRPGEYEQFESTIGFKLPNHRSAKRLWKVCIEHHTFFRLVSPEPPPKGFLVMGSKFRYSGRTQAQTRQASALIDRPAPLFERSSSKRYTMSRSLDGAEFSRPASVSENHDAGPDGDKREEDGESGGRRSEAEEGELRTPTKIKELKPEQETTPRHKQEFLDKPEDVLLKHQASINELKRTLKEPNSKLIHRDRDWERERRLPSSPASPSPKGTPEKASEALQAQDTSRDLRPEPGMATGLEVLTQKSLAASPEGSEHWVLIEKEYLRPEELGLLRVTPARQEDREASLAHILTDGRPAKVDILVDKFKVEVATEEMVGARSANARPGKIIASPEDFESMWEEGSWVTDGPAGATLTAGFMLAGDPQLRAGPGKPPISGVLLESQMERQQELGELQTAGRPAVPGPQLAETGVTSPVPSQGGLQSFLLSPAPEEARADSSDDTDASSAERSFHLNSAEREPDGRLLPMPQEGWEEPLAAPEGQETRPGHCWGVTELPGTEDETSPVSKEGARPPGSPGRVDEHPVLMGKPQEGTFSGQEFTEDGPGAWGQCTRPASTPEEEGRQNGDLVVQAEQHLSAGWKSRSQLREEALPPDPQACAFWGAGPPHPGRKPSTARETQPRGEPVYRDPQASGFLQMEVIDPLPTPAQETSPCSAAQGPRGPLHLGGALGEQLPLSPRRILPLKEDAEPMDRVAHTPEGGQRRAPPVASRKPRFVLEATGTPGLLPPSGKPKEKPLLQAGGQEGSLDDISKASVANKIRIFETQGTEGLRGSPGASSAEGPPGLQEQPKRLLELGLVQLQPPGGDGTNSLASHASVMPPPPRPFRGGLTPTSQQAGRRELDLASPDSGCETTLEEATGGPGHRGGLREGSEDKVKLPRPRAPESDTGEEDQDQERDAVFLKDNHLAIERKCSSITVSSTSSLEAEVDFTVMGDYQGSAFEDFSRSLPELDRDKSDSETEGLVFSRDLSKGGAGQEDESGGPEDSPDRGACSTPELPQFEPVKAETMTVSSLAIRKKIEPEAMLQTRVSTVDTAQKKYLHTGTGEIVQQVDGAAPGGKEFLTTTPSITTETISTTMTVKGGFSETRIEKRIIITGDEDVDQDQALALAIKEAKLQHPDMLVTKAVVYRETEPSPEERDRKPQES; encoded by the exons ATGACAACAGAGACGGGCCCCGACTCTGATGTGAAGAAGGCTCAGGAGGAGGCCCCGCAGCAGCCCgaggccgccgccgccaccaccccTGTGACCCCCACAGGCCACGGCCACCCGGAGGCCAACGCCAATGAGAAGCAACCGGCCCCGCAGGACCCTCGGCCTGTCGACCAG GGCCTAGACATGGAGGAGAAGGACTACAGCGAGGCCGACGGGCTGTCGGAGAGGACCACGCCCAGCAAGGCCCAGAAGTCGCCCCAGAAGATCGCCAAGAAATACAAGAGCGCCGTCTGCCGGGTCACCCTGCTCGATGCCTCCGAGTACGAGTGCGAGGTGGAG AAGCACGGCCGGGGCCAGCTGCTCTTCGACCTGGTGTGCGAGCACTTGAACCTGCTGGAGAAGGATTACTTCGGTCTCACCTTCTGCGACGCTGACAGCCAGAAG AACTGGCTGGACCCGTCCAAGGAAATCAAGAAGCAGATCCGGA GCAGCCCCTGGAATTTTGCCTTCACAGTCAAGTTCTATCCCCCAGACCCTGCTCAGCTGACAGAAGACATTACCAG ATACTACCTGTGCCTGCAGCTGCGGGCGGACATCATCACAGGCCGCCTGCCCTGCTCCTTCGTCACGCACGCGCTGCTGGGCTCCTACGCTGTGCAGGCCGAGCTGGGCGACTATGACGCCGAGGAGCATGTGGCCAACTACGTCAGCGAGCTCCGCTTTGCCCCCAACCAGACCCGGGAGCTGGAGGAGAGGATCATGGAGCTGCACAAGACGTAccg GGGTATGACCCCGGGAGAGGCAGAGATCCACTTCCTGGAGAATGCCAAGAAGCTTTCCATGTACGGAGTAGACCTGCACCACGCCAAG GACTCGGAGGGCATCGACATCATGCTCGGTGTCTGTGCCAACGGCCTGCTCATCTACCGAGACCGGCTGAGGATCAACCGCTTTGCCTGGCCCAAGATCCTCAAGATCTCCTACAAGAGGAGCAACTTCTACATCAAGATCCGGCCCGGGGAG TACGAGCAGTTCGAGAGCACCATTGGCTTCAAGCTCCCAAACCACCGGTCAGCCAAGAGGCTGTGGAAGGTCTGCATCGAGCACCACACCTTCTTCCG gcTGGTGTCCCCTGAACCCCCACCCAAAGGCTTCCTGGTGATGGGCTCCAAGTTCCGGTATAGCGGGAGGACCCAGGCCCAGACccgccaggccagcgccctcatTGATCGGCCTGCGCCCTTATTCGAGCGTTCCTCCAGCAAACGGTACACCATGTCCCGCAGTCTTGATGGAG CAGAGTTCTCCCGCCCGGCCTCCGTCAGCGAGAACCACGACGCAGGCCCAGATGGTGACAAGCGGGAGGAGGACGGCGAGTCAGGGGGTCGGCGGTCAGAGGCGGAGGAGGGCGAGCTCAGGACGCCCACCAAGATCAAGGAGCTCAAG CCGGAGCAGGAAACCACGCCGCGACACAAGCAGGAG TTCTTGGACAAGCCGGAGGACGTGCTGCTGAAGCACCAGGCCAGCATCAACGAGCTCAAGCGGACGCTGAAGGAGCCCAACAGCAAACTCATCCACCGGGACCGGGACTGGGAGCGCGAGCGCCGGCTGCCCTCCTcgcccgcctccccctcccccaagggcACCCCCGAGAAAGCCAGCGAG gcccTGCAGGCCCAGGACACCTCGCGGGACTTGAGACCTGAGCCTGGGATGGCCACAGGCCTGGAAGTGCTCACTCAGAAAAGCCTCGCTGCGTCTCCTGAG GGCTCAGAGCACTGGGTCTTGATAGAAAAAGAGTACCTTAGGCCGGAAGAGCTCGGCCTCCTGAGAGTGACCCCCGCACGTCAGGAAGACAGGGAGGCCAGCCTCGCCCACATCCTCACTGACGGCAGACCCGCCAAGGTGGACATCCTGGTGGACAAGTTCAAAGTCGAAGTGGCCACAGAAGAGATGGTGGGAGCCAGGAGCGCAAACGCTCGGCCAGGGAAAATTATCGCAAGCCCGGAAGACTTTGAGTCCATGTGGGAGGAAGGCTCCTGGGTCACTGACGGCCCAGCAGGCGCGACGCTGACCGCTGGCTTCATGCTGGCAGGGGACCCCCAGCTCAGGGCGGGCCCTGGGAAGCCTCCGatctcaggggttctcctggagAGCCAGATGGAGCGGCAGCAGGAGCTGGGAGAGCTCCAGACTGCAGGGAGACCCGCTGTCCCAGGGCCCCAGCTGGCCGAGACGGGGGtcacctctccagtccccagccAGGGGGGCCTCCAGTCCTTCCTGCTCAGCCCAGCCCCCGAGGAAGCCAGGGCCGACTCCAGTGACGACACCGACGCGTCCTCCGCAGAGAGAAGCTTCCACCTCAACTCTGCAGAGAGAGAGCCTGATGGCCGCCTGCTGCCTATGccccaggagggctgggaggagcccctggcCGCCCCCGAGGGGCAGGAGACCAggcctggacactgctggggagTCACAGAGCTCCCCGGGACGGAGGATGAAACCTCCCCCGTTTCCAAGGAAGGGGCACGgccccccgggagccccgggAGAGTGGATGAGCACCCAGTCTTGATGGGAAAGCCCCAGGAGGGGACCTTTTCTGGCCAGGAGTTCACTGAGGACGGGCCTGGGGCATGGGGACAGTGCACCCGCCCAGCAAGCACCCCGGAGGAAGAGGGTCGCCAGAATGGGGACCTGGTGGTCCAGGCAGAGCAGCACCTATCGGCAGGATGGAAGAGCCGCTCACAGCTCCGAGAAGAGGCTCTGCCCCCGGACCCCCAGGCCTGTGCCTTCTGGGGGGCCGGCCCTCCTCATCCTGGAAGGAAGCCGAGCACAGCCCGAGAGACGCAGCCCAGGGGAGAGCCCGTGTATCGGGACCCCCAGGCCTCGGGGTTCCTCCAGATGGAGGTGATCGacccgctccccacccccgcacAGGAGACTTCTCCGTGCTCTGCCGCTCAGGGTCCAAGGGGGCCTTTGCACCTTGGGGGTGCCCTTGGAGAACAGCTTCCTTTGTCTCCCAGACGGATCCTTCCCCTGAAAGAGGACGCGGAGCCCATGGACAGAGTGGCCCACACCCCGGAGGGAGGGCAGCGTCGGGCACCGCCCGTGGCCAGCAGGAAGCCCAGATTTGTCCTAGAAGCCACAgggaccccagggctgctgccccCCTCAGGGAAGCCAAAGGAGAAGCCCCTGCTGcaggctgggggccaggagggctcCCTGGACGACATCAGCAAGGCCTCCGTGGCCAACAAAATCCGAATCTTCGAGACTCAGGGCACTGAAGGTCTCCGAGGGAGTCCCGGCGCCTCGTCTGCCGAGGGTCCCCCAGGGCTGCAGGAACAGCCGAAGAGGCTCTTGGAACTGGGCTTGgtccagctccagcccccagggggaGATGGGACCAActctctggcctcacatgccTCGGTCATGCCGCCACCTCCCAGACCCTTCCGAGGGGGCCTCACCCCAACATCCCAGCAGGCGGGACGCAGGGAACTCGACCTGGCGTCCCCCGATTCAGGCTGCGAAACAACCCTGGAGGAAGCGACGGGGGGACCTGGCCAc AGaggagggctgagggagggctCGGAGGACAAAGTCAAGCTGCCTCGGCCCAGGGCCCCTGAGAGCGACACAGGCGAGGAGGACCAGGACCAGGAGAGGGACGCGGTGTTCCTGAAGGACAACCACCTGGCCATTGAGCGCAAGTGCTCCAGCATCACGGTCAGCTCCACGTCCAGCCTGGAGGCCGAGGTCGACTTCACAGTCATGGGCGACTACCAGGGCAGCGCCTTCGAGGATTTCTCCCGCAGCCTGCCCGAGCTCGACCGAGACAAGAGCGACTCGGAAACCGAGGGCCTGGTGTTCTCCCGGGATCTCAGCAAGGGGGGCGCTGGCCAGGAGGACGAGTCGGGGGGCCCAGAGGACAGCCCGGACCGAGGGGCCTGCTCCACCCCGGAGCTGCCCCAGTTTGAG CCCGTGAAAGCGGAAACCATGACCGTCAGCAGCCTTGCCATTAGGAAGAAGATTGAGCCTGAGGCCATGCTCCAGACCCGAGTCAGCACTGTGGACACCGCCCAG AAAAAGTATTTACAtactgggactggagaaatagtacagcag GTGGACGGGGCTGCCCCCGGGGGGAAGGAGTTCTTAACCACCACTCCCTCCATCACCACGGAGACCATCTCCACCACCATG